From Ndongobacter massiliensis:
GCCATTCATCCTGGTTCCGATATATAGCGCGGTACAAGCCGGGATTATTATGCTGGTAAGAGTTGTCCTTTGAAGAATAGATCAGTCGGGTGTACGGTGATGCCTTTAAGCGCCGGATTCACAACTGTATCGAGTACATTCAAAGGAATCCGGAATGGGAGCTACTCTTGTCCATTATGGCTTCCCTGGCTCAGCATGAAAGCTTTGCGGCAGATACTGTTACATCTAGTTCATCCATATCTATTTTTACTTTTATGTACTTATTGGAATCTAGTTTGGACAAAAGCGCAACCGTCTCCACATGGATTGAGAGAACGGGTAGGATAGCTACACTTTTTTGAGTGCACAGAATGGATAGTGGGTGCATCTTTTAACGATAGGAAAAGCTATCGTTAAAAGGTTTAAGATTGACTTAATAGCTTGATTTTAGCATAAAAACAGCCTAGAGAAGATCCCCCCCCTAGGCTGACTTTTGTAACATTTCAAACACTCACAATCTTTTGGCTTTTATGATGCCTTTCAATATCCACACTAATCTCTGATTTAAAAGTTATGCTGAACCTGTCCTCGTAAACTTTTATTTTCTTGATGTACTTTCTTACCAGCTTCTCGTCATACTCACTAATATCGTGACGCTCACTTTTCAGAAAACTTCCATTTCTCTGATTCGTCTTTTAGCATCTTCTTGACCTGCTTTTTCTATAAGAATCTGCTGTTTCTTACCTTTCAGTTCATCAATCTCGTTGGCAGTTTTCGTATATAGTTTTATCACGTGTTGGATACAATGAAACTTTAGCCGTGAACCCTGAAACTATTGCTTTGAACTCTGAAACTATTTATAGGAATCCTGAAACCTTAGCTTGGAACTCTGAAACCTTTTTAGGCATCAAAAAAGACGGTATTACTACCGCCTTAATTATTTACACATAACGCTTTTAGATTTAGATTTCTATTTCATAGAAACTTGAGCCTTGTTAAGCTCTACAAACTGAGATTTGTTGTAGTTATCTCCGATTTTCTTAATTCCATATGTAATACACAAGCAAATACTATCTCAATAATACATGCCGCAACAGCAACCGTTGTGCCGTTTAATGCACATCCTAAAATCAAGGAAATCATCGGAATGGAAATTGCGGCAACTGTATATCCCTTTGATTGATACAACCATGAATAGGGAAATAAATGTGCTCCAAACACCATAGCGTATACCATAATCATCTTTTCCGGAACCGCACTAAACACCCACATAACGATTAATAAATAAATCATTTGATTTAGGGTGAAAATGAAGCCTAATTGTCCAAGTGGATTTTGTTTTGAAAAGATATCCACCTTTATAAGTTTACCAATGATCCAAGCCAGCGGTAATAATGGGCATGAACAGCAAAATACCAATAAATTTTTCATATTCATATTGATATCTAAAATTGACACAAGTACTATCAGAAGCCATATAATCACCGATGCCATGATAAATGGCAACCCTTTTTTCTGCTGAATTGCAATTTCTTTTCTTAATTCATCCATCATTTTCTCCTCCAGAAATTCAAATTTGTCTACACCGCCTTAATCTTATAATTTATCAATTCAATAAACTCTATCACAGTCGCTCCTATCATCGGAAGCCCATAGGGACTAAATAGGAAACCGATAACCAAGCCAGATATACCTATTCCAACTTCTCCTTGAATAAAAGAAGCTAACGCCCCAAATATGCAGAACATCATAACGATCAACATTGAACACTCTGAAAATAGCGTCTATCTTATGCTGAGGTAACACGGACATGATACGGTTATTCGTACCAAAGAGTAAGATTGCCGCAAGTGTGATACCTTCTTTGTTCGTTTCCGGATCCTCAAGTATGAGTCCGCAGCTTCTGAGCATTTCCTCATCCGTCATGTCAACCCACAGATGGTGCTCAGTATTCACTCTCGCCATTCTCCTTGCTCGATCCATAAGATCATGGCGAAGGCTTGAAACCGGTGATGGCAGTGTGGGAGACTTGATCTGTCTATACAAGCGGGACGGTCATTTTGCTTTCGCTTCAGCATATCTATCTTTGCCCCACCAATTTTGCATGAGCTCCTTCAACGTGACAGTCTTCCGCTGTTCAAAGTCCTCCATAATCTCCATTTTTTCATTTTCTTCATTCAATTGATAAAAGAACTCTCTACACGCTCCACAAGGCATACCGCTTCCCGCACCATAAGGTGCCTTGTCGCGGAATGCGATTAGGCGCTTCACCTTCGTCTGTCCGCTATTCACATACATATTAAGAGCGGCCACGCGTTCTGCGCACAAATTAAGACCCCCACTGCAGCTCTCAATGCAGAAACCCGTGAAAATTTCTCCGTTTTCAGCTTCTATTGCACATACAACATGATGTGCGTAAACAAATGGTGAAACTTCCTCCGGATGAAATTGTGCCTTCGCCTTTTCATACATTGTATCCCAAATATCCATATATTCCTTTTCTCCTAAAATACCTGAATTTATCGCATAGACCTTCCTATTTGCATATACTACAGTTTCGTCATGATCTTTCCTGCCGAAAACTATTATCCGAATTAGACATCTATCTCACAGCCACAACTACCACAACATCTAACTCGGCAACTCAACTCTCACACTTTTTGACCTGATTTGCCTTTGGATAAGTTTCGAGAAGCGTTCGTCTTGCCCGATTACCCGAAAACCGCCGGATACTTAATCTTTCGCGCCTATTTCCCTTCGACTCTTGACATCAATACGACACTCTCCACATGTGTCAAGCTCCCCTCCCGCAAAGCGGCTTTTATTTGGATAATATCAATATTCCCGAGCAAAACGTCATCTTCTTGAAAATTAGATTTGGAAATTCTCTTATTAATTCATCGGCAACACAATAGCTTTCATCCATATCCCACTCATCACCGCTTTCCTCTCGGCATTTTTCCAATTTCTCACGATCCTCAAAAGCAACATCACCGATTAGAATCTTACCGCCATCTTTAAGATATGCAAGCAAATCTTTAAGAAACACAATCTTTTCGTCAGACGTTAAATGGTGAATGGAATAGGTTAGAACAATAAAATCATAAAGCTCTTCTTTAAGCGCCTCAACTAATCCATTTGCAAAATCACCCCGATAAAGATGCGC
This genomic window contains:
- a CDS encoding class I SAM-dependent methyltransferase → MLGSKEFDLWADGYDKSVGVSDEESTYPFAGYKRILGDIYKSIMEKPKSTVLDIGFGTGTLTTKLYENGCVIYGQDFSKRMLELASEKMPKAHLYRGDFANGLVEALKEELYDFIVLTYSIHHLTSDEKIVFLKDLLAYLKDGGKILIGDVAFEDREKLEKCREESGDEWDMDESYCVADELIREFPNLIFKKMTFCSGILILSK
- a CDS encoding cytidine deaminase; its protein translation is MDIWDTMYEKAKAQFHPEEVSPFVYAHHVVCAIEAENGEIFTGFCIESCSGGLNLCAERVAALNMYVNSGQTKVKRLIAFRDKAPYGAGSGMPCGACREFFYQLNEENEKMEIMEDFEQRKTVTLKELMQNWWGKDRYAEAKAK